From the genome of Sporomusa sphaeroides DSM 2875:
CACAACGGTGGGCTTATTACAGTGATGGCAGTGTGCGGCTTAACCCACAAGCAATCATACTATGATCTGTTTATAATTACAGTTATAAAAACACTACTCATCTTTATATTTATTGCGTTATACATAACGGTTGGGAATTTCTAGTTTTATTTCGGTTAAAAGACTTTGTTCAGACACGGAAGCAAGGGGACGCAAAATCTGCTTCGCAATAGCACTTGATTTTATGCATTTTGGAGGGGGACTGGCACGGCAGAAGCAAAATGTACGTCCCTGTGCTCCTACCTGTGCTCCTCCCGTTTTCTTTCTTTGATATTGGGTTTGCGGATGACCGGTAATGGCATATTGATGATCGCTTATCCGGTGATTAGGAGCTGTGTCTTTTAAACTGATCTTCGATCTGTAGCAAAGCATTAACAATATTAGGGTCAAACTGGGTACCTGACGCCTCCCTGATGATGGTAAGCGCTTCTTCGTGGGTATGTGCCCGTTTGTAGCATCTTTCGCTGACCAAGGCATCATAAACATCGACGACTGCTACAATTCTGGCCGACAGGGGAATATCTGTCCCGGCTAAGTTTGCGGGATAGCCATTGCCGTCCCAGCGTTCGTGATGGAAGCGGCAGATGTCATAGCAGTGGCTAAGATAAACGTCCTCGCCGCTTACCAGCAAAGACTTGATAATTTCGCTGCCGATCACGGTATGGGTTTTGATAACTGCAAATTCTTCCGGTGTAAGGCGTCCGGGCTTTAACAGGATGTTGTCTGGGATGCCGATTTTACCGATGTCATGCAGCGGCACGGCTTTAATTAAAACGGAGTAATCGCAGTCAATTAATTGCTGGCGGTAAGTTTGCTTTTTCAGCAGTTCCATGATGAGGAGCTGGGTTAGCTCGCGGGTGCGTTTGACATGTTCGCCGGATTCCAGGCTGCGGTATTCGATCAGATTTGCCATGGTTTCCAGAAAAATTTCTTTTGTGGCTACCAGTTCATTGGCTTTGGCGTCCACTAAGTCCTCCAGCTTTTCGCGGTAGCGCATTAGCTCAATGTGAGTTGCCGCCCGGAGCCTGACGACTTTCGGGTTAAACGGCTTGGCGATATAATCTACGGCCCCGGCGTTCAGGCCCCTTATTTCATTGGTTTCTTCGTTGGCGGCGGTAATAAAGATCACGGGAATTTTTTGCAGGACAGGATCGGTTTTCATAAACCGCAGCACTTCAAAACCGTCCATCTCCGGCATCATGATGTCCAGGAGCACTAACTGCGGTTTTTGGATGCAAGTAATTAATTTGGTGACGGCCTCCAAACCGTCGGCGGCTTGTTGAATTTCATAGGAATCCGCCAGGATTTCCTGCAATATAAGCCGGTTGACCTCCATGTCGTCGACAACCAGAATGGTTGCTTTATCTGTTGTATAATCGCTCACCGGACTCCCTCCCTTTCCAGTAACTTTTGGATCAAAATTATGGTCGCATCCATTGTCGTGGTGAGGGAAGAAGTCAGTTGGGTGACATTGATCCCGTTTTTAGCCTGGATTTCAATGACGGCGGCAATGGCGCTTAGCTCTGTGAGACCTAAGTTGGCGGCGGCGCCTTTTAGGGCGTGCGCCGTATTTGCTGCTTTGACCGGTTCGTCTGTTTCGATCAGGCTAATGATTTCAGCGACTATTTCCTGTCCAGTAAAATTTTTGAGCAAGGTAAAGTAGAGCTTTTTGTTGTTCATGAGTCTGTCTAACCCCGCCCGTACGTCAAGTATGGGGAGCAAATCGGTATAATCCGGCGAAGTATCGGGTGGCAGGCGTTCGGGGAAGGTAATGGGCCGGTAAGAGCAGGCTGGCGCAGGGGCTTCTGTTGGGGACAGGTATTTGTTTAGTTTTGTTATCAGTTCCCCGGGATCGAGCGGCTTGCCGATGTGGTCATTCATTCCTGCCTCTAGGCATTTTTCGATGTCTTCCCGGAATACGTCGGCTGTCATGGCGATAATGGGAACCTGTCTGGCCCGGGCGATGGGCAGGGAGCGTATGTTTCGGACGGTTTCATAGCCATTCATTTTAGGCATATGCACGTCCATTAAGATCAGGCTGTAGGCATCCGGTTGCTTGGCAAAACGGTCCAGAGCTTCGGCGCCGTCAACGGCAAAGTCGATCGCAATGCCGGTATCTTCCAGCAGAGAAGCGAGAATCTCCCGGTTGACGTCCACGTCTTCCGCCACCAGCAGGGAAAAGGCCGTAAAGTCATGTCGCTGGAGCTGGAACTGGCTGGTCTGATCTTTTACGGCCACTCCCATAATTTCATTGATTGCATTCATGATGGCCGACGGGAACAGCGGTTTGGCAATAAATTTACTTATGCCCGCCGCCGTTGCTTCTTTTTCAATATCGCTCCAGTCGCTGACGGAAATCATAATGACCACTGTGTTTGGACCGGTTAGCTGTTTGATTTTTTTTGACAGGTCAATACCATTAATGTCCGGCATCAGCCAATCGACAAAAATGATGTTATAGGGCGCTTCCTGACGGGCGTGAATCAGGGCGAGCGCTTCCTGACCGTTGGCCGCGACGTCGCAGGCCAGCCCGAAAGCGGACATGACATGGAGGAAGTAATCCCTGGTTTCAGGGGAATCGTCGACGGCGAGGATGCGGAGCGAGGTTTTGTCAATCTGCTTGCTTAACACGGGTTGTTGTTGCGATATGCCGTTTTTCACCTTGATGGTAAGGCTGAATTTGGCGCCTTCATCCAGTTTGGATTCAATCCAGATGGAACCGTCCATCAGATTGACGATTTTTTGGGAAATTGCCAAGCCCAGGCCTGTGCCGCCGTATTTACGGGATATACTGCCGTCGGCCTGTTCAAAAGAAGTAAACAGCCGGGCTTGTTGTTCTTCGGAGATGCCAATGCCGTTATCACTGACTTCGATTTTCAAGATGGAAATATTATCCGCTTCTTCCTGTTTAGTTACGGTTAAGACAATGGTGCCATGATTAGGCGTAAACTTGATGGCATTGGAGAGCAGGTTGGTAATGACTTGGGACAGCCGGGTTTCGTCGCTGATGATGAAAAACGGCAGAGTGGGGTCCAGATTGACGATAAGGTTTTGCCTTTTTTCTTCAGCCCGGAAGGTGACCACATTCATAATGTTCATCAGCATGCTTTCCAGGTTGAATTCATGCAGGTACAATTCGAATTTATTGGCTTCAATTTTGGACATATCCAAAATATCATTAATTACGCCTAATAAATGTTTGGAGGCCTGATCAATTTTTTCAAGGCAGTACTCTTTTTTCGCCTGGTCCTTAGCTGTCCTGGCAATATTGGTCATACCGATGATGGCATTCATTGGCGTTCTCATTTCATGGCTCATGCGGGAGAGAAATTCACTTTTGGCCAGGCTGGCGCTTTCCGCGGCCAGTTTGGCATTTGTTAAGGATGCTTCGGTTGATTTTAGATTGGTAATATCTACGGAATGCTGCAGGTGAACTTTTTTGCCATCCAGCCATTCGATGATGCAGTCGGTATTTTTATAGTACTTACGGGTTGCGGTGTTATGCTCTTCCCAGGTAACCGGCGTGTCCGGATTGGCCAGCAATTGAGGGACAGGGCAAAAGTCGCAACGCTGTGTAAAGCCGGCTTGAAGGACCTGCCAGCAGGTAGTGGCGGCAATGTCATCTTCGAGACAAAATTCCCGTTTCATTTTGTCGTTGATGAATAGCAGTTTGTTGGTATGGGGATCAGAGACGTAAAGACAGGCGTCAAGGCCGTTGAGCAGCCGCTGCAATACCGCCAGCGAGGAACTTAGCTGCTGCTTTTCGGCTTCCAGCGGCGCGCTGAGCATGCGGGCGATTGCCATGCCAAACCTGGCGGCGGCA
Proteins encoded in this window:
- a CDS encoding HD domain-containing phosphohydrolase, whose protein sequence is MSDYTTDKATILVVDDMEVNRLILQEILADSYEIQQAADGLEAVTKLITCIQKPQLVLLDIMMPEMDGFEVLRFMKTDPVLQKIPVIFITAANEETNEIRGLNAGAVDYIAKPFNPKVVRLRAATHIELMRYREKLEDLVDAKANELVATKEIFLETMANLIEYRSLESGEHVKRTRELTQLLIMELLKKQTYRQQLIDCDYSVLIKAVPLHDIGKIGIPDNILLKPGRLTPEEFAVIKTHTVIGSEIIKSLLVSGEDVYLSHCYDICRFHHERWDGNGYPANLAGTDIPLSARIVAVVDVYDALVSERCYKRAHTHEEALTIIREASGTQFDPNIVNALLQIEDQFKRHSS
- a CDS encoding response regulator; the encoded protein is MQTLPANLSRKLLWRFCLVAAVSLLVGIVGIVNILRLQNMDSDLYQYQALPLLKLRVINGCFEQNRVHLRDMVLENDPAKIASYIHELKKNSNKIDYSMQTFAASQLTEVEKKEFAYFSNVLENFNLYRNQVATLCAAGNKELAFKVMVNDGPRLSANFAKAIDRLSLLKEQAGRQAVEENKRRAQAAMAVMVLLLVLAGFAAARFGMAIARMLSAPLEAEKQQLSSSLAVLQRLLNGLDACLYVSDPHTNKLLFINDKMKREFCLEDDIAATTCWQVLQAGFTQRCDFCPVPQLLANPDTPVTWEEHNTATRKYYKNTDCIIEWLDGKKVHLQHSVDITNLKSTEASLTNAKLAAESASLAKSEFLSRMSHEMRTPMNAIIGMTNIARTAKDQAKKEYCLEKIDQASKHLLGVINDILDMSKIEANKFELYLHEFNLESMLMNIMNVVTFRAEEKRQNLIVNLDPTLPFFIISDETRLSQVITNLLSNAIKFTPNHGTIVLTVTKQEEADNISILKIEVSDNGIGISEEQQARLFTSFEQADGSISRKYGGTGLGLAISQKIVNLMDGSIWIESKLDEGAKFSLTIKVKNGISQQQPVLSKQIDKTSLRILAVDDSPETRDYFLHVMSAFGLACDVAANGQEALALIHARQEAPYNIIFVDWLMPDINGIDLSKKIKQLTGPNTVVIMISVSDWSDIEKEATAAGISKFIAKPLFPSAIMNAINEIMGVAVKDQTSQFQLQRHDFTAFSLLVAEDVDVNREILASLLEDTGIAIDFAVDGAEALDRFAKQPDAYSLILMDVHMPKMNGYETVRNIRSLPIARARQVPIIAMTADVFREDIEKCLEAGMNDHIGKPLDPGELITKLNKYLSPTEAPAPACSYRPITFPERLPPDTSPDYTDLLPILDVRAGLDRLMNNKKLYFTLLKNFTGQEIVAEIISLIETDEPVKAANTAHALKGAAANLGLTELSAIAAVIEIQAKNGINVTQLTSSLTTTMDATIILIQKLLEREGVR